In Periplaneta americana isolate PAMFEO1 chromosome 8, P.americana_PAMFEO1_priV1, whole genome shotgun sequence, the sequence tgccttgaagcctgtgtcataatgcaagtgaagtggttgtctttgaagacgtcaatgaggattgaattttgtttgattaggtgataaattattgttttgttttgtgttttagtgatttgtgggggtaaagtgcggacgaaaactgccagaaaagtactaccaactttgAAGTGCAAATGCCACCAAACAGcataaaaatcaaagatgaaaaattaaacatattttcattttttgaagggctttttcttccttaaaaatatgaatatatgtttgattttccatctttgattttgtaatgtttggtgacatttgaacttcatagttggcagaatgttttggtagttttcgtcagccatgttggattttgcccgtcttctaggaaattacccattttttctattttcctcaggaacctatgaggtaagctttagtattattattgtgtcctgtgtagcctaaaccttacacttgaaaacaatgtactttttggtgaagtaggttagacgagctgtgcattgctttctgctagtttatttaggattatagtaggagtataaatttagatggttccgaaattcagtcaaactgtaacgaaatgtgaaatattgacgaaaaagagcaagaaggctgaaaatgaaacctcgtaaacctgaattgtagcattaggccacatggctgcaaactaaaaccacgtggtttttagtataaacatctcacagttatggaaaataaaattatgccttctttgatgtagttagccattctggagaaattctcaatcatgtgtagtaataataatattattaataataataataataataataataataataataataagcttaggcctaatatttaatttagttttacccaatatctgttgctgctaccagttttcctatggtcactcaccacctagtgatgcgcattagacatctcttaaaataacacaaatgcagcagataacttattatttttttccccaatttttgcatgatttctattcaatatttcttctactttatcTCATTAGTAATTGTAATCCATTGCTTTAGGTGTTGGAAGTGGCTCCGATTTTGTGGGCTAGAGGACCGGTATCGAGTTGCCGCAGATGCCACACACAGGTTGAGAATCTGCATGGACCACTTCATTGAGTCTGACTATTATAGCTCTTCACAAAAAGTGATACTTAAGCAAACTGCAGTGCCCACCGTTCATGCTAATGGATTAGTGGTGCCATCAAACCCTAAAATCCGGAGCCCACCATCTAGCCCAGTTATGCCTCGAGCGACCTTATCACCGGGGTCTACCCCAACTTTCAGGCATCACAAGACTTTGCGGACGTATGGTAGGAGGGCGAAGATTGATTCTGCAGCTGCTGAAGGTAGTTAGTACACTAGCAatgtttttatgtcattcatgtttaaaattttcgatttcattactcttttctttattttcaggtacgCGTAGTCTCATAGGTTTACAAGCTGCAACTGAGTAGGCTGCAGGCTTGGCAGCTATGCCTCAAACAATTCCTGCTCCTATGAGTACTCCAGCTTCAAAGATTACTGCTTCGACGGCATAGGCCGGGATGAATAAAGATGCATGCCAACAAGGTAATTATTCCACTTAGTCAAGTTTATGGATTTCAAGGAATGCCTTAGTTTCTCATCAGCTgttcttacattacatgtttcaaaatacataattaattatgtttcgtttttttttgtgattattacaGGGAACACTATGATTGGTGAACAGCTCAGGGGCTATCACCAACCATCGCTCCTATTCAATGTGGTTCCCACAGCTGAAGGTAAGCGATACTGTCTTGTGAGCCTGGTAACatgctagtaatcatttaagttaattgcctcctgccatatgtctgcagttttcatacttcattcttttacagtagcgaataataacaaatcctcttaactacagggcagggtgtttatcttgttatatatcgatcgtccagttcaaaagtgcgacaactcaaaaattgccattttttagttatttatactactgaaagcccctttcggagctctttccgattcaatattgagataagtcatatttacaaccaaaaagaataaaaacgaaataaactgctttagaagtaattataactatggactttattaattcattattactacatttcgaaatctattaataatgaactggaagatcgtgatatactcgtcctgaatactgactcagttctaattgtcgtggttatgaaccacaaATCTGTCCCTTTTTAggggatttatttgaaactttcaactgaagatatctcaaaacttgtttttttgagttgtcgcacttttgaaccagacgatcgatatTGCAACTGATATCCTGACAAGTCTCCCTGGCACACGAAGTACACTATCATTCCCTCTTACTGACTTCTCTTTAATATCCCAACACCTCTGCTGATTATCCCTTTCTGTTAGTGTCAGTTGTCCTCTATGGCCCAGCCtattagcaaaaaaatattttatattacattacaacgaacaattcagattaacacaatcaaatttgttgcagcattaaacttttggattgttactattacttaacatttatatgagttataatttgtacagttaagagcagtttgaaatgaatggagcacaaagtctgttcaattcttgcttcaatttaatttatcatttatttccttagatactgacatgaatacatccaagatggaacagtttccttcagcttcagctacacctccttccaaacttggtaaatattgatcacattttgatGTACTGTCAATTTTGTAGTATGTTATATAGCCTATCCATAGCTTGCATGccttttgttaggcctacattaacttaacaaggctaaaggtgttgtcacgtttcattttttatttaaaatagttcccagcaattagattaatctgaagttaatttcgtaatctttaggtcctggtgttgcaaaacgaaaacttttctcgagtcctcacttctcatcttcacccaggagcaacaaactaaaaatggcagctctgaaagcaaaggtgaagagactggagaaaaaattgcagtgtctttaaagtagtgtaaatagctcatattgtgtgtaacaaaaaggtataatatcatattggtggaaagttcatagctttttttattatttttttttatttttatttatttattttttttgccccagaaaaaaatgtttttagcaaatgttaaatatattgtgtaattgtagggagcaaagttacagtatgtggtacatgtgtgtgtatgtaagagAGATATTTGACTTTGGAAGTTGGGGGTTAACATACCTTCAGTTCACCTAGTAAACTTTTTTGCCCAACATAATGCAAGTAAGTGATGCAGCTCATGTATTTCACTCTGACCCTCAGTACATACAACATTTTGGTATACGTTACCGTTATGTGTATGCCAAACAACAATGTCTAAGAACCTTAGATGTGATCCTAGAAAAGTGTTctaaaatgtgttgcaaaatagtagctagtaatatgacagtttcaattatcaaacatttttttgtagtatctgaaatctgattaatgtaatatgtatctagtcagcgatgtatgcaatggaggggagaaaggaattggccactcttACTCATTACTTCCTGCTCTGATTGTCCCATGAGTGTTACTTGTAGGGTCCaaacctgtttttggacagttgactaaccaatAGTTGATGGGTCCAGGCAGACAAGGGGACAAACCATAAATTTCGATACGTAGGATATCTCattggaatgtgaagaaatatgttctgactaaactatatgacaacacattattcaaatggtatcatttacatctgtaaacgagcacagatggcagagcattccaaaatataaatatatagatgtggctttttctcttatccgactgggccccacaattttaattattcaatttgttgtatagaCTTTACCAATGTACTGCACACTAAATATGTAAGTGTATCTGTGTGTATAGGATTACCAGATGTTCTGGATTTCGCTTGACATGGACTGCATCCTGCCAGGGTTcgtaaaaatcagaaattgtcctgcttttctttcttgccaATTCCCAATGAACAAAAGAGAGTAACTATTGAGTTGGGGTCCATTAGAGGAATTATGTGTGTAAAATCCTTGCTCAAACAAGTCGAGTCACCAGAGAAGTATTAACAATccgaaaattaaataaggtaaaagctaatttagaatccgtatacttcaattctattcatgataatagttttgtatcagttttattgtacaaagacaaacaaattacctaattatataacagaatgtaaaaagacgtcacgtcaagtatcaagttagtctattatgccctgcttttatatggaaaattctttttcatttaaaatgacctgcttttaaattgttacaatctggtaaccctactgcacatgtagtgtatgttaaacagtgatatgatggaccttgtcaaaattgtgttgttgaatgtattgtaaaatagtatacaataatatagtaatttcaattatgtaactagtttttgcagacttaaagtgcactatacactattacctcaagaataaaatcccaattatctaaccttgttttcttttattttctgtccctgtttggctgtattttaattagttacattataaggtagtgtaaaatagaccgtctcttccaactattggctccaataacaattttcagtgaaagatgatgtgaggaataaaaattttaaagttttactttaaattgagggtttggggcggggggggggggaggaggaatATTTACTGCATATAGTTCAACTTTTCGCCGCCAGGCGCGCTGCTAGATACGCggagtaattagttattattttcgctacttgggtgcgctgctggatgcacggagtagttactcttcgctacttggtgcgctgctagatgtaataacgcctctaaccgcatatagatggcagcacgatcaattctacaacagcgcctctagtatgtgttacgggaaactcagtgagtttcgcatcctattatatatttatccatgtccaTGCTATGAGGCTCTGCTATGAGTCGTCTActtcaaataaaagagaaaggaatTATTCATCAACAATGAAATAAGTTCAAACCGTTCttttattgttcattttgttTACAGTGCTCCCAGCAATTCTTGCACTTTTCTAGTGACTCTTTTTTCCTTGTGTTGGTACCACTGTTGGAAATATATCTGCTATAAATAGAAATGTATGTGACATCATTGATTATCATTGGCCATCAGTAGTAGAGTAAAGTTGGTGAAGTTGGAAATATTGTAACTTGTAAGTGGTTGCAGTACATTCACGATCGCTGAGAAATGCGACCTCAAGAAGTACGAGTACCGGTATATTTACGACCTCAAGAAGTATATCTATTGAGTAGCAGAAAAATACGAAGACGACGGAAGCAAAAGAAATCGCAAAATAGAT encodes:
- the LOC138704577 gene encoding uncharacterized protein produces the protein MNKDACQQGNTMIGEQLRGYHQPSLLFNVVPTAEDTDMNTSKMEQFPSASATPPSKLGPGVAKRKLFSSPHFSSSPRSNKLKMAALKAKVKRLEKKLQCL